A part of Ziziphus jujuba cultivar Dongzao chromosome 8, ASM3175591v1 genomic DNA contains:
- the LOC107412921 gene encoding probable FBD-associated F-box protein At1g32375, with translation MENVLINEKEQEEEARDRLSSLPRELIPNILKFLSIPDVFPMHYLSKQWTTMYWWLHIPTIKFVYKDREFTLDEYKLVRNCLNCRCHQHAKITSFKLHLLHAYTRDIGLEDIYYWLSCFSKTNTLKELDLRIKYSTTRDIFPIIPESVLLNVRSSLILLKLQDISLKLSNTSDIISPPSLITPSLINPRFENATIFQNLISGCPSIKSLQLGGRQFFLKEKESDPHSNAWKLKWVDFCALEPTSCVCVSLISLILGDVRISDEGLENLILGLPLLRD, from the coding sequence ATGGAAAACGTCCTGATCAATGagaaagaacaagaagaagaagccagAGATCGATTGTCAAGTTTACCTAGAGAACTAATACCTAATATTCTCAAATTCTTATCCATCCCGGATGTGTTTCCGATGCACTACCTCTCCAAACAGTGGACAACTATGTACTGGTGGCTTCACATTCCCACTATCAAGTTTGTCTATAAAGACAGAGAATTTACCCTCGATGAGTACAAGCTAGTCAGAAACTGTTTGAATTGTCGCTGCCACCAACATGCTAAAATTACCAGCTTTAAGCTTCACCTGCTTCATGCTTATACACGCGATATTGGTCTTGAAGACATATATTATTGGCTATCTTGTTTCTCTAAAACAAATACTTTGAAGGAGCTAGATCTTCGTATCAAATATAGTACCACACGTGACATATTCCCTATCATACCCGAATCGGTATTGCTTAATGTAAGATCGTCTTTGATTCTTCTTAAGTTACAAGATATAAGTTTGAAGTTATCAAATACTAGTGATATAATTAGCCCTCCCTCACTAATAACTCCTTCTTTGATCAATCCCCGCTTCGAAAATGCTACCATCTTTCAAAATCTAATTTCTGGATGCCCTTCTATTAAGAGTTTGCAATTAGGTGGACGCCAATTTTTCTTGAAGGAGAAGGAGTCCGATCCTCATTCTAATGCTTGGAAATTGAAATGGGTGGATTTCTGTGCTCTAGAGCCTACTAGTTGTGTTTGTGTATCACTCATAAGTCTTATATTAGGAGATGTTCGTATTAGCGACGAGGGGTTAGAAAACCTTATTCTTGGACTTCCTCTTTTGAGAGATTAA
- the LOC107412928 gene encoding protein ZINC INDUCED FACILITATOR-LIKE 1-like has protein sequence MAEESRESLLKETKVYYENCPGCKLDKYNETHPGLPIRGLIYVWIIVLTSALPISSLFPFLYFMVKDFHIAKREEDISFYSGFIGAAFMLGRACTSVFWGLVADRYGRKPVIILGTIAVVTFNTLFGLSVNYWMAIITRFLLGCLNGVLGPIKAYAVEVFRTEYQALGVSTVSTAIGIGLIVGPAIGGYFAQPADKFPEIFSKNSLFGRFPYFLPCLCISLMAFGVTIASIWLPETLHKHNDSVEALETTAKKTDQKTEVEKTPKKNLLRNWPLMSSILTYCVFSLHSMAYTEIFSLWATSPRKLWGLSYTSEDVGQILTISGCSLFVFQSFLYPYIEKMIGATVAARISGVLTIPLLTAYPYIAMLSGFTLYFLLNVASIIKNVLSTAIITGLLLIQSRAVEQNQRGAANGIAMTLMSLFKAVGPAAGGAILSWSQTRLDASFLPGTHMVFFLLNVVDAIGVLMTFKPFLPTP, from the exons atggcGGAAGAGAGTAGAGAGAGTCTGCTGAAGGAGACGAAGGTGTACTATGAGAATTGCCCAGGTTGTAAGCTGGACAAGTATAATGAGACACACCCTGGTTTACCAATTAGAGGCCTCATTTACGTATGGATTATTGTTTTAACGAGTG CGCTGCCAATATCATCTCTGTTTCCATTCCTTTATTTCATG GTTAAAGACTTTCATATCGCAAAAAGAGAGGAAGATATTAGCTTCTATAGTGGTTTTATAg GCGCTGCATTTATGCTTGGCAGAGCTTGCACTTCTGTTTTCTGGGGGCTAGTGGCTGATCGCTATGGTCGAAAACCTGTCATAATATTAGGGACTATCGCAGT GGTTACTTTCAACACTCTTTTTGGCCTTAGTGTAAACTATTGGATGGCCATTATTACAAGGTTTCTTCTCGGATGCTTGAATGGAGTGCTTGGACCTATAAAG GCGTATGCAGTTGAGGTCTTCCGGACTGAATACCAAGCTCTAGGCGTGTCAACT GTAAGTACAGCAATTGGTATAGGGTTGATAGTTGGCCCAGCTATTGGGGGCTACTTTGCTCAG CCTGCAGACAAGTTTCCAGAAATCTTTTCAAAAAATTCGTTGTTTGGAAG GTTCCCATACTTCTTGCCTTGCTTATGTATATCACTTATGGCGTTTGGAGTAACTATTGCCTCCATATGGCTTCCG GAAACGTTACACAAGCACAATGATTCCGTGGAAGCATTGGAAACAACTGCTAAGAAAACAGACCAAAAAACTGAAGTGGAAAAAACACCTAAGAAAAACCTTCTTAGGAATTGGCCCTTAATGTCTTCAATCCTTACTTACTGTGTTTTCTCACTTCATAGCATGGCATATACAGAG ATTTTCTCATTATGGGCCACAAGTCCTCGGAAACTTTGGGGGTTGAGTTATACAAGTGAGGATGTTGGTCAAATTCTCACAATCTCTG GTTGTAGTCTTTTTGTCTTCCAAAGTTTTCTATATCCATATATAGAAAAGATGATCGGTGCCACAGTGGCTGCTCGTATTTCAGGG GTTCTAACTATACCTTTGTTGACAGCTTACCCCTATATAGCAATGTTGTCAGGATTCACTCTTTACTTCTTGTTAAATGTGGCATCTATAATAAAGAATGTCTTATCT ACCGCCATTATAACTGGTTTGCTCCTCATCCAAAGCAGAGCTGTG GAACAAAATCAAAGAGGTGCTGCTAATGGGATTGCAATGACTCTGATGTCTTTGTTCAAAGCTGTTGGCCCAGCTGCAGGCGGTGCAAT TTTATCGTGGTCACAAACACGTCTAGATGCGTCTTTCCTTCCAG gcACCCACATGGTTTTCTTCCTCCTGAATGTAGTCGACGCTATTGGAGTGCTGATGACATTCAAACCATTTCTACCAACACCATAG
- the LOC112488756 gene encoding protein ZINC INDUCED FACILITATOR-LIKE 1: protein MAEESRESLLKEEKVYYENCPGCKLEKYNEKHPGLPIKGLIYVWIIVLTSALPISSLFPFLYFMVKDFQIAKREEDISFYSGFIGAAFMLGRACTSVFWGLVADRYGRKPVIILGTIAVVIFNTLFGLSVNYWMAIITRFLLGCLNGVLGPIKAYAVEVFRTEYQALGVSTVSTAIGIGLIVGPAVGGYFAQPADKFPEIFSKNSLFGRFPYFLPCLCISLMAFGVTIASIWLPETLHKHNDSVEALETTAKKTDQKTEVEKEPKKNLLRNWPLMSSILTYCVFSLHSMAYTEIFSLWATSPRKLWGLSYKSEDVGQILTISGCSLFVFQSFLYPYIEKMIGATMAARISGFLTIPLLTAYPYIALLSGFTLFFLLNVASIIKNVLSTAIITGLLLIQSRAVEQNQRGAANGIAMTLMSLFKAVGPAAGGAILSWAQTRLDASFLPGTHMVFFLLNVVDAIGVLMTFKPFLPTP from the exons atggcgGAAGAGAGTAGAGAGAGTCTGCTGAAGGAGGAGAAGGTGTACTATGAGAATTGCCCAGGTTGTAAGCTGGAGAAGTATAATGAGAAACACCCTGGTTTACCAATTAAAGGCCTCATTTACGTATGGATTATTGTTTTGACGAGTG CGCTGCCAATATCATCTCTGTTTCCATTCCTTTATTTCATG GTTAAAGACTTTCAGATCGCAAAAAGAGAGGAAGATATTAGCTTCTATAGTGGTTTTATAG GCGCTGCATTTATGCTTGGCAGAGCTTGCACTTCTGTTTTCTGGGGTCTAGTGGCTGATCGCTATGGTCGAAAACCTGTCATAATATTAGGGACTATCGCAGT GGTTATTTTCAACACTCTTTTTGGCCTTAGTGTAAACTATTGGATGGCCATTATTACAAGGTTTCTTCTCGGATGCTTGAATGGAGTACTTGGACCTATAAAG GCATACGCAGTCGAAGTCTTCCGGACTGAATACCAAGCTCTAGGCGTGTCAACT GTAAGTACAGCAATTGGTATAGGGTTGATAGTTGGCCCAGCTGTTGGGGGCTACTTTGCTCAG CCTGCAGACAAGTTTCCAGAAATCTTTTCAAAAAATTCGTTGTTTGGAAG GTTCCCATATTTCTTGCCTTGCTTATGTATATCACTTATGGCGTTTGGAGTAACTATTGCCTCCATATGGCTTCCG GAAACGTTACACAAGCACAATGATTCCGTGGAAGCATTGGAAACAACTGCTAAGAAAACAGACCAAAAAACTGAAGTGGAAAAAGAACCTAAGAAAAACCTTCTAAGGAATTGGCCCTTAATGTCTTCAATCCTTACTTACTGTGTTTTCTCACTTCATAGCATGGCATATACAGAG ATTTTCTCATTATGGGCTACAAGTCCTCGGAAACTTTGGGGGTTGAGTTATAAAAGTGAGGATGTTGGTCAAATTCTCACAATCTCTG GTTGTAGTCTTTTTGTCTTCCAAAGTTTTCTATATCCATATATAGAAAAGATGATCGGTGCCACAATGGCTGCTCGTATTTCAGGG ttTCTAACTATACCTCTGCTGACAGCTTACCCCTATATAGCATTGTTGTCAGGATTCACCCTTTTCTTCTTGTTAAATGTGGCATCTATAATAAAGAATGTCTTATCT ACCGCCATTATAACTGGTTTGCTCCTCATCCAAAGCAGAGCTGTG GAACAAAATCAAAGAGGTGCTGCTAATGGGATTGCAATGACTCTGATGTCTTTGTTCAAAGCTGTTGGCCCAGCTGCAGGCGGTGCAAT TTTATCGTGGGCACAAACACGTCTAGATGCCTCTTTCCTTCCAG GCACCCACATGGTTTTCTTCCTCCTGAATGTAGTCGACGCTATTGGAGTGCTGATGACATTCAAACCATTTCTACCAACACCATAG